The following proteins come from a genomic window of Miscanthus floridulus cultivar M001 chromosome 2, ASM1932011v1, whole genome shotgun sequence:
- the LOC136540709 gene encoding trans-cinnamate:CoA ligase, peroxisomal-like, which yields MDQLPKRPANYLPLSPVGFLPRANAVYGDRASVIYGRVRFTWRQTYQRCRRLASALLSLGVRRGDVVSVLAPNVPAMYEMHFAVPMAGAVLNTINTRLDAGAVATILRHSGAKLFFADYDYVRLASDAVRLLADDGTPVPLVAVIDDIDSPTGARLGELEYEALVAHGDPDAELPPLEDEWDAVTLNYTSGTTSAPKGVVYSHRGAYLSTTSLLLQWGVTTEPVYLWTLPMFHCNGWTFTWGMAARGGVNVCIRDARPADIYRAIARHRVTHMCCAPVVFSILLEGDAATRQLETPVHVLTGGAPPPAALLERVERIGFKVTHAYGLTEATGPALACEWRDQWDRLPLPERARLKARQGVSVLSLADADVKNADTMVSVPRDGKTVGEIVLRGSSVMKGYLNNPEANENVFRGGWFLTGDVGVVHQDGYIEIKDRSKDVIISGGENICSKEVEEVLFRHPAVADAAVVAMPHPRWGETPCAFVVPRNNAAELSEDDVLAFCKKRMARFMVPKKVEVVGALPRNALGKVEKVKLREEARKLAPTVPAQKPKRKTTTSSTTVGGRREEQPVAHVMAVSRL from the coding sequence ATGGACCAGCTCCCCAAGCGCCCGGCCAACTACCTGCCGCTGAGCCCTGTAGGGTTCCTGCCGCGCGCCAATGCCGTCTACGGCGACCGCGCGTCCGTCATCTACGGGCGCGTCCGCTTCACCTGGCGCCAGACGTACCAGCGCTGCCGCCGCCTCGCGTCCGCGCTGCTGTCCCTCGGCGTCCGCAGGGGCGACGTCGTCTCCGTGCTCGCGCCCAACGTGCCGGCCATGTACGAGATGCACTTTGCCGTGCCCATGGCCGGCGCCGTGCTCAACACCATCAACACGCGCCTCGACGCCGGCGCCGTCGCCACCATCCTGCGCCACTCCGGGGCCAAGCTTTTCTTCGCCGACTACGACTACGTGCGCCTCGCCAGCGACGCGGTCCGCCTCCTCGCCGACGACGGCACGCCCGTCCCGCTCGTCGCCGTCATCGACGACATTGACTCGCCCACGGGGGCCCGGCTAGGGGAGCTCGAGTACGAGGCGCTGGTCGCGCACGGCGACCCCGACGCGGAGCTCCCGCCGCTCGAAGACGAGTGGGACGCCGTCACGCTCAACTACACGTCTGGCACCACGTCCGCGCCCAAGGGCGTCGTCTACAGCCACCGCGGGGCGTACCTGAGCACCACCAGCCTGCTGCTGCAGTGGGGGGTGACCACCGAGCCCGTCTACCTCTGGACGCTCCCAATGTTCCACTGCAACGGTTGGACCTTCACCTGGGGCATGGCGGCGCGCGGAGGCGTCAACGTCTGCATCCGCGACGCGCGCCCCGCCGACATCTACCGCGCCATCGCTCGCCACCGCGTCACCCACATGTGCTGCGCGCCCGTCGTCTTCAGCATCCTCCTCGAGGGCGACGCCGCCACCAGGCAGCTCGAGACCCCCGTCCACGTCCTCACCGgcggcgcgccgccgccggccgcgctGCTGGAGCGCGTCGAGCGGATCGGCTTCAAGGTCACGCACGCCTACGGCCTCACGGAGGCTACGGGGCCCGCCCTCGCGTGCGAGTGGCGGGACCAGTGGGACCGCCTCCCGCTCCCGGAGCGCGCGCGCCTCAAGGCGCGCCAGGGGGTCAGCGTCCTGtccctcgccgacgccgacgtcaaGAACGCCGACACCATGGTCAGTGTGCCGCGCGACGGCAAGACCGTTGGGGAGATCGTCCTCCGAGGCAGCAGCGTCATGAAGGGCTACCTCAACAACCCGGAGGCGAACGAGAACGTCTTCAGGGGCGGCTGGTTCCTCACCGGCGACGTCGGCGTCGTGCACCAGGACGGCTACATCGAGATCAAGGACCGGTCCAAGGACGTGATCATCAGCGGCGGGGAGAACATCTGCagcaaggaggtggaggaggtgctgTTCCGCCACCCGGCCGTGGCCGacgcggcggtggtggcgatgcCGCACCCCCGCTGGGGCGAGACGCCGTGCGCTTTTGTCGTGCCCAGGAACAACGCTGCCGAGCTCAGCGAGGACGACGTGCTCGCGTTCTGCAAGAAGCGCATGGCTCGCTTCATGGTTCCCAAGAAGGTGGAGGTCGTCGGAGCGCTACCTAGGAACGCGCTCGGAAAGGTTGAGAAGGTCAAGCTCCGGGAGGAGGCACGTAAGCTGGCGCCCACCGTACCGGCGCAGAAGCCGAAGCGGAAGACGACGACCTCCTCGACGACGGTCGGCGGTCGCCGCGAGGAGCAGCCGGTGGCGCACGTCATGGCGGTGTCAAGGCTATAG